Proteins encoded by one window of Panicum virgatum strain AP13 chromosome 7N, P.virgatum_v5, whole genome shotgun sequence:
- the LOC120682414 gene encoding putative receptor-like protein kinase At4g00960 isoform X1: MDSEATMKKTFWSVCCSIKLFVRSDWYLPSSLLNDITNDFSDDLVIGRGGFAVVYKGMLRNGTIAVKKLNNSLEMHEDNFKQEVTCLVGVNHKNIVRFLGYCSDTQGKMLDYKGKLVMADERQRMLCFEYLPKGCLHNYITDASCVLEWRARYQIIKGVCEGLHYLHQNDIVHLDLKPANILLDDNMVPKIAEFGLSRCFDENQTHATILKAYGTIGYMALEAPNRKIRRELDIYSLGVVIAEILTRQKGYPAVENVRTFRDHTMMKVLETWKTRMGTSAGILLEQVRVCTDIAIDCMSCDPRKRPHVQHIIDMLSGMESMNVCCTGRVCSKMHSEIMARELHHTEHEVPPDSRFKKTVVLYTTTLGGIMKTFENCNKVRTALQLLRHIDFVEKNLLDRSDYLKELRALANYQSYTLPVLSINGKYICDAPTLLKLIDQGELAMLFH, from the exons atggATTCAGAAGCTACTATGAAAAAAACATTCTGGAGTGTCTGCTGCTCGATAAAACTCTTCGTCCGATCGGACTGGTACCTGCCATCCTCACTTCTAAACGACATCACAAATGATTTCTCAGATGATCTGGTAATTGGTAGAGGTGGGTTTGCAGTGGTTTATAAG GGAATGCTTAGAAATGGGACAATCGCAGTAAAAAAGCTGAATAATTCACTCGAAATGCATGAAGATAATTTCAAACAGGAAGTAACCTGTTTGGTGGGTGTAAATCACAAAAATATAGTGCGATTTTTGGGTTATTGTTCTGACACACAAGGAAAAATGTTGGACTATAAGGGGAAGCTTGTCATGGCTGATGAACGACAAAGGATGCTCTGCTTTGAATATCTACCAAAAGGGTGTCTTCATAATTATATCACCG ACGCATCTTGTGTACTAGAGTGGAGGGCGCGGTATCAAATAATCAAGGGAGTTTGTGAAGGCTTGCATTATCTTCACCAAAATGATATTGTTCACTTAGATCTGAAACCTGCCAATATACTTCTAGATGATAACATGGTACCAAAAATTGCTGAGTTTGGTCTCTCAAGGTGCTTTGATGAAAACCAAACCCATGCTACGATTTTAAAAGCTTATGGAACAAT TGGCTATATGGCACTAGAAGCGCCTAATAGAAAAATCAGGCGCGAGCTAGACATTTATAGCCTTGGTGTAGTAATCGCAGAGATATTAACAAGGCAGAAGGGTTATCCGGCAGTTGAGAATGTAAGAACATTTCGAGACCACACCATGATGAag GTTCTAGAAACCTGGAAGACCAGGATGGGAACATCAGCGGGCATACTGTTGGAACAAGTGAGGGTATGTACCGACATTGCCATAGATTGCATGAGTTGTGACCCAAGAAAGAGACCACATGTACAGCATATAATTGATATGCTTAGTGGGATGGAAAGTATGAATGTGTGTTGTACAGGTCGAGTGTGTTCAAAAATGCAT TCAGAAATCATGGCTAGGGAGCTACATCATACTGAGCATGAGGTACCACCAGACTCAAGATTTAAG AAAACGGTCGTCCTCTACACTACGACCCTCGGAGGCATAATGAAGACATTTGAAAACTGTAATAAGGTACGCACAGCACTCCAGTTACTACGACACATCGATTTTGTTGAAAAGAATTTGTTGGACAGGTCTGATTACTTGAAAGAGCTAAGGGCGCTGGCAAATTACCAGTCGTACACATTACCAGTTCTCTCCATCAATGGCAAATATATTTGTGACGCGCCAACACTTCTGAAGCTCATTGACCAAGGGGAGCTGGCTATGTTATTCCACTGA
- the LOC120682414 gene encoding cysteine-rich receptor-like protein kinase 7 isoform X3: MDSEATMKKTFWSVCCSIKLFVRSDWYLPSSLLNDITNDFSDDLVIGRGGFAVVYKGMLRNGTIAVKKLNNSLEMHEDNFKQEVTCLVGVNHKNIVRFLGYCSDTQGKMLDYKGKLVMADERQRMLCFEYLPKGCLHNYITDASCVLEWRARYQIIKGVCEGLHYLHQNDIVHLDLKPANILLDDNMVPKIAEFGLSRCFDENQTHATILKAYGTIGYMALEAPNRKIRRELDIYSLGVVIAEILTRQKGYPAVENVRTFRDHTMMKVLETWKTRMGTSAGILLEQVRVCTDIAIDCMSCDPRKRPHVQHIIDMLSGMESMNVCCTGRVCSKMHSEIMARELHHTEHEVPPDSRFKKTVVLYTTTLGGIMKTFENCNKV; encoded by the exons atggATTCAGAAGCTACTATGAAAAAAACATTCTGGAGTGTCTGCTGCTCGATAAAACTCTTCGTCCGATCGGACTGGTACCTGCCATCCTCACTTCTAAACGACATCACAAATGATTTCTCAGATGATCTGGTAATTGGTAGAGGTGGGTTTGCAGTGGTTTATAAG GGAATGCTTAGAAATGGGACAATCGCAGTAAAAAAGCTGAATAATTCACTCGAAATGCATGAAGATAATTTCAAACAGGAAGTAACCTGTTTGGTGGGTGTAAATCACAAAAATATAGTGCGATTTTTGGGTTATTGTTCTGACACACAAGGAAAAATGTTGGACTATAAGGGGAAGCTTGTCATGGCTGATGAACGACAAAGGATGCTCTGCTTTGAATATCTACCAAAAGGGTGTCTTCATAATTATATCACCG ACGCATCTTGTGTACTAGAGTGGAGGGCGCGGTATCAAATAATCAAGGGAGTTTGTGAAGGCTTGCATTATCTTCACCAAAATGATATTGTTCACTTAGATCTGAAACCTGCCAATATACTTCTAGATGATAACATGGTACCAAAAATTGCTGAGTTTGGTCTCTCAAGGTGCTTTGATGAAAACCAAACCCATGCTACGATTTTAAAAGCTTATGGAACAAT TGGCTATATGGCACTAGAAGCGCCTAATAGAAAAATCAGGCGCGAGCTAGACATTTATAGCCTTGGTGTAGTAATCGCAGAGATATTAACAAGGCAGAAGGGTTATCCGGCAGTTGAGAATGTAAGAACATTTCGAGACCACACCATGATGAag GTTCTAGAAACCTGGAAGACCAGGATGGGAACATCAGCGGGCATACTGTTGGAACAAGTGAGGGTATGTACCGACATTGCCATAGATTGCATGAGTTGTGACCCAAGAAAGAGACCACATGTACAGCATATAATTGATATGCTTAGTGGGATGGAAAGTATGAATGTGTGTTGTACAGGTCGAGTGTGTTCAAAAATGCAT TCAGAAATCATGGCTAGGGAGCTACATCATACTGAGCATGAGGTACCACCAGACTCAAGATTTAAG AAAACGGTCGTCCTCTACACTACGACCCTCGGAGGCATAATGAAGACATTTGAAAACTGTAATAAG GTCTGA
- the LOC120682414 gene encoding putative receptor-like protein kinase At4g00960 isoform X2, with product MDSEATMKKTFWSVCCSIKLFVRSDWYLPSSLLNDITNDFSDDLVIGRGGFAVVYKGMLRNGTIAVKKLNNSLEMHEDNFKQEVTCLVGVNHKNIVRFLGYCSDTQGKMLDYKGKLVMADERQRMLCFEYLPKGCLHNYITDASCVLEWRARYQIIKGVCEGLHYLHQNDIVHLDLKPANILLDDNMVPKIAEFGLSRCFDENQTHATILKAYGTIGYMALEAPNRKIRRELDIYSLGVVIAEILTRQKGYPAVENVLETWKTRMGTSAGILLEQVRVCTDIAIDCMSCDPRKRPHVQHIIDMLSGMESMNVCCTGRVCSKMHSEIMARELHHTEHEVPPDSRFKKTVVLYTTTLGGIMKTFENCNKVRTALQLLRHIDFVEKNLLDRSDYLKELRALANYQSYTLPVLSINGKYICDAPTLLKLIDQGELAMLFH from the exons atggATTCAGAAGCTACTATGAAAAAAACATTCTGGAGTGTCTGCTGCTCGATAAAACTCTTCGTCCGATCGGACTGGTACCTGCCATCCTCACTTCTAAACGACATCACAAATGATTTCTCAGATGATCTGGTAATTGGTAGAGGTGGGTTTGCAGTGGTTTATAAG GGAATGCTTAGAAATGGGACAATCGCAGTAAAAAAGCTGAATAATTCACTCGAAATGCATGAAGATAATTTCAAACAGGAAGTAACCTGTTTGGTGGGTGTAAATCACAAAAATATAGTGCGATTTTTGGGTTATTGTTCTGACACACAAGGAAAAATGTTGGACTATAAGGGGAAGCTTGTCATGGCTGATGAACGACAAAGGATGCTCTGCTTTGAATATCTACCAAAAGGGTGTCTTCATAATTATATCACCG ACGCATCTTGTGTACTAGAGTGGAGGGCGCGGTATCAAATAATCAAGGGAGTTTGTGAAGGCTTGCATTATCTTCACCAAAATGATATTGTTCACTTAGATCTGAAACCTGCCAATATACTTCTAGATGATAACATGGTACCAAAAATTGCTGAGTTTGGTCTCTCAAGGTGCTTTGATGAAAACCAAACCCATGCTACGATTTTAAAAGCTTATGGAACAAT TGGCTATATGGCACTAGAAGCGCCTAATAGAAAAATCAGGCGCGAGCTAGACATTTATAGCCTTGGTGTAGTAATCGCAGAGATATTAACAAGGCAGAAGGGTTATCCGGCAGTTGAGAAT GTTCTAGAAACCTGGAAGACCAGGATGGGAACATCAGCGGGCATACTGTTGGAACAAGTGAGGGTATGTACCGACATTGCCATAGATTGCATGAGTTGTGACCCAAGAAAGAGACCACATGTACAGCATATAATTGATATGCTTAGTGGGATGGAAAGTATGAATGTGTGTTGTACAGGTCGAGTGTGTTCAAAAATGCAT TCAGAAATCATGGCTAGGGAGCTACATCATACTGAGCATGAGGTACCACCAGACTCAAGATTTAAG AAAACGGTCGTCCTCTACACTACGACCCTCGGAGGCATAATGAAGACATTTGAAAACTGTAATAAGGTACGCACAGCACTCCAGTTACTACGACACATCGATTTTGTTGAAAAGAATTTGTTGGACAGGTCTGATTACTTGAAAGAGCTAAGGGCGCTGGCAAATTACCAGTCGTACACATTACCAGTTCTCTCCATCAATGGCAAATATATTTGTGACGCGCCAACACTTCTGAAGCTCATTGACCAAGGGGAGCTGGCTATGTTATTCCACTGA